One part of the Mya arenaria isolate MELC-2E11 chromosome 3, ASM2691426v1 genome encodes these proteins:
- the LOC128226227 gene encoding uncharacterized protein LOC128226227, whose amino-acid sequence MTTVSHTRKKGVFMKGQLKVTAYVNHGLVTVHVVQGRRLTTGGQKQPNTFVMISLIPDRPHEIPTRCHTELVPKTSCPTYDEKFSFEVSEEDEGRRLLAAVWGQKSNSGPIESFGCMSFGLKHLKSGERPVSGWYHLLAEDVGCKKHLKVSENRPCFPVMQSRIARPGPVGVGVDEISEVNKVVNGPERLQISVQRSNPFGGFGFSVVDACPVRIGRVDGASRAEEAGIRPGDLVVRVNGQNVSRSTSASVARCIKRGGQTLLLEVQRLTHIPATHTPMYTHLHTVSGTPDPGNGSSEEWTICDDRTVLMGTGSNGETRRQAALHRLLVAEERFVETMSEGMQRYSRPLRHCLLAPEHHVTLFQNVEKLVSMSEYQVHQMLSNLPDTEDAADPDDSLSVEPADITTIVGVIYKFKLPVILQAYSQYASGLPHAARSLADLERDPDFLRFLWRNEAHRQPLSLCEFINRPLEHLADVCRLVSAIRDSLSTGSSDHSVYSKIVNGLQTVVSASRSVEMVSSSFLSVACSVLDVSQATHGSSHRVPRMGARILKRASSSSSSGFGSGESQHSDEELCSRAAELFEPDVEFRQTTV is encoded by the exons ATGACAACAGTGTCCCACACGAGGAAGAAGGGTGTCTTCATGAAAG GACAGCTGAAGGTCACCGCGTACGTGAACCACGGCCTGGTCACGGTCCATGTGGTACAAGGGCGTCGCCTGACTACAGGAGGCCAAAAACAGCCGAATACGTTCGTCATGATCTCCTTGATCCCCGACCGGCCGCACGAGATCCCCACGCGCTGCCACACCGAGCTCGTGCCCAAGACCAGCTGCCCCACCTATGATGAGAAATTCTCCTT TGAAGTAAGCGAGGAGGACGAGGGACGCAGGCTGCTAGCCGCCGTTTGGGGCCAGAAGTCAAACTCGGG GCCGATTGAGTCGTTTGGATGCATGTCGTTCGGACTGAAGCATCTGAAGAGCGGCGAGCGACCCGTTTCCGGCTGGTATCACCTCCTCGCCGAGGACGTCGGCTGCAAGAAGCATCTGAAGGTCAGCGAAAACCGCCCGTGCTTTCCTGTGATGCAGAGCCGAATCGCCCGCCCCGGGCCTGTTGGTGTCGGCGTCGATGAGATCTCGGAAGTCAACAAGGTTGTCAATGGCCCTGAACGTCTCCAGATTTCCGTGCAGCGATCAAATCCTTTTGGTGGGTTCGGTTTCTCCGTGGTGGATGCGTGTCCGGTCCGCATTGGTCGCGTGGACGGTGCGTCCCGGGCGGAGGAGGCGGGGATACGGCCTGGTGACTTGGTGGTCCGTGTCAACGGCCAGAACGTCTCCCGCTCTACGTCAGCAAGCGTGGCGAGATGCATTAA GCGCGGTGGGCAGACCCTGTTGTTGGAGGTTCAGCGGCTCACTCATATCCCTGCAACCCACACGCCCATGTACACACACTTACACACGGTCTCCGGGACTCCCGACCCCGGAAACGGCTCCTCGGAGGAGTGGACGATATGTGATGACCGCACGGTCCTCATGGGAACAGGAAGT AACGGAGAAACGCGGCGGCAGGCGGCGCTACACAGGCTGTTGGTGGCGGAAGAGCGTTTCGTCGAGACTATGTCGGAAGGAATGCAGCGTTATTCCCGCCCGCTTCGTCACTGCCTCCTAGCGCCTGAGCACCATGTCACGCTTTTTCAGAACGTGGAGAAG TTGGTAAGCATGTCGGAGTACCAGGTTCACCAGATGTTGTCCAACCTACCCGATACGGAAGACGCCGCCGACCCCGACGACTCACTATCTGTCGAGCCCGCGGACATTACCACAATCGTCGGCGTCATTTACAAGTTCAAG CTCCCAGTGATCCTACAGGCCTACTCACAGTACGCTTCCGGTTTGCCGCATGCCGCTCGCTCTCTTGCCGACCTAGAGAGGGATCCcgattttttgcgctttctttGGCGCAACGAGGCACACAGACAGCCGCTGTCGCTGTGCGAGTTCATTAATCGGCCTCTGGAGCATCTGGCAGATGTTTGCCGGCTCGTGTCCGCTATCCGCGACTCTCTGTCAACAGGCTCCAGCGACCACAGCGTCTACTCTAAAATTGTTAATG GTCTGCAAACGGTGGTGTCCGCCTCCCGGTCCGTTGAAATGGTGAGCAGTTCATTTCTGTCCGTCGCTTGCTCTGTCCTTGATGTCAGCCAAGCCACACACGGTTCATCGCATCGAGTGCCACGGATGGGCGCCCGTATCCTGAAGCGAGCCTCCTCATCCTCTTCTAGTGGGTTCGGAAGTGGCGAATCCCAGCACTCTGATGAGGAACTATGTTCGCGTGCCGCCGAGCTTTTTGAACCGGATGTTGAGTTCCGGCAGACCACCGTGTGA